ACTAGATGGATGTGATTTCTATACAATTGTTGGCATTCAAAATCTTATCGATAGATGTTTGGTGACAATTGATGGATGGGACAAGGTGCATATGCACGACCTGATTCGTGGAATGGGAAGAGAAATTGTTCACCTAGAATCAAAGGAGCCTTGGAAGCGTAGTAGAGTATGGCATCATAAGGACTCTTTCAAAATCTTGACAGAAAAGAATGTAAGAAATATGCGTTATTTGTatacatatttgtttttattcttctaaAATATTTCCAAATGTTTTTCCCCTTTATTTTGTAGGGTACGAAAACAATTGAAGGTCTTGTTCTAGACATGCACATGTGCCCTACAAACATTCTCATATACTCAAATGAGATAGTCTTGGAAACCAATGCATTTGCAAAGATGCGGGAACTAAAACTACCCATCTTAGTCATGTACAATTTAATGAATCTTATGCAGAATTTTGGACAGGATTAAGATGGTTGTGTTGGACTAAGTTTCCTTGGGATTCTATACCCACCGAGTTTTCTTTGAGGAGCCTGGTTGTTCTTGAAATGCGATATAGCAGCTTGAGGCAAGTTTGCAAAGGAACAAAAGTATGTTACTCTATGCTTTTcggtttttttattattttaaattttcactttcattaaGCTTTTCGtttcataaaaaattctaTATCTATTAACAATTAACTTCCCacattttttgcttttgtacATCTTTCCCCCAACAGTGTCTTCCATCATTGAAGATTCTTGATCTCAGCCATTCTCATTCCCTTACAGAAACCACTGACTTCTCATTCTGCCCAAATCTAGAGAAACTTATTCTTGTAAACTGTGTGAGCCTGATTTATGGATCCATTGGAAACCTTGAGAGACTTGTTTACCTGAATATGAAGGATTGCAAAAATCTTAAGATGCTTCCAGAGGACATATGTATGCTAAAATTACTTGAAACACTTATTATATCTGGTTGCACAAGTCTTAATGAGTTATCAATTGAGATGTTGAGGAACATTGAATCTCTGAAAGTGCTTGAGACAGATGAAATTCCATTAGGTGAACTAAGGCCTGGAAGAAGTTCATGTATCTTGAGTTCTTTGTCATGCTCTTTAGTAGATTTAAGTCTTCGGGGGTGCAATCTTTCGAATGATGCCTTTCCAAGGGAATTTAATAATCTATCCTCATTGCGAAGACTAAATATAGGGGACAATCCAATTTGTAGCCTGCCCAATTGTATCAAAGGTTTAACTAGGCTCAAGAAACTCTCTTTTTCGCAATGTAAGAGTCTGAAATTGCTTGAGGAGTTACCAAAAGTGGGCACGTTGGAAGTAGTAGATTGTGTatcattggaaaaaataacatatcaaagCTTTCGGTCGCGCAGACATACCATATTGTGGAACAATCGCAAACTAGTTGAGAGAGAGTATACGTACAAGCTAGAACCCATTGGAAGTGTTGATGCAGAAATGATCAACCTTTTGGGCTTGTCAAACTTGGAATCCATGGCACCCATTCGGATGCGCAAACGAATGTGGATGTCAGAAAAGGATGATTGGAATCCCGTCCAGGTGCGcatctctctgtctctgtctctctctttctctctcatgaTCATAGTAAAGAGTTTACTTATAATATTGTGATTTACAGGGGCTATATGAAAAAGGTATATTCAGCACATTTTTTGCGTTCCAGGGCAGTTCAGCCATAAAAGTACAAAGTCCCCGATATCTTTTACCGTGCCATTACTTGACAATCACAGAATTCAAGGCTTGAAGGTCTTCGTTGTCTATACAAAATTGTATGCTCATCATTCTGGTAGAGCTTTACCCGGGCCAATAATTACTAGAGTAAAAAATAAGAGCAAGGGTCTGAAGTGGATCTATTGCCCACGATGCTACGGTATTCCAGGTGAAGGAGAAGACATGATATGGTTAAGCCTCTGGAAGTTGAAGGAGCCGGAGGTTCACTTAGATGGTAGCGATGAAGTGGTTGTTTCAGTAATTATGCAACCTTGGCTTCAGGTCAAGGAGTTTGGCATCCAGCTTGTGCAGCACCTGCAAGAAGGGAATACTAATATGATGACTGTTTCCACAGATTCTTCTTATTATCCATCTGTCAAGAGTGGAGATTCTTCTTATCAGCCAGGAGTATACTTGCTTTTCCGCAGAAATAAACGAATACAAGATCCCATTTGGTTTAATAAGATCCTTGAGGACTCTGATGATGAAGATACAACGGGTGTGTTGTTTATTAACGCATTTGATTTTACTCCAACTATTAAGTTTCCTCTAATTTGTTGGGATTttctggaattttttattttgtttcagtcaaagaagaagagcaaCATTATGATCAGACAATTGCAGTCACGACAGGCAGCAATGAATCCGGCGGCCTCCGTGGCTGGAAGGGGAAGGTGCTCATCTCCGCAGCTTGCTTCTTTCTCACGCTTTCTCTCATCGCCCGGtcttctctctcacacaaaaAAAAGCGACAGTCAACAAGCCGTGGATAAACTTTGTACCCGAACTGCATACAGTTGTTTCTTGCATATATCCAATGTTTTCCTTCCTAGAGACCTATTTCATTTCGTAGCATCAAATGCATCGATCTTCTTCGAATATGTATCACGCAATGCAATGTTCTCTTTTGATTCTTTGAGCTGctcattttataaaattaatttacgACAGGTGCTGAAAAGAGCTCAAATCTCAAGCGCATTAAAAATCTCAGTACCATATGTTTAGTTCTATATCAAGAACAGTCAATGCATATCAAGAACATTCTCTTAGTATGTTAATTTTTCAGAGAATAAATCTGTAGACAACGAAATAGTGATTAATAAATGGAAAAACGATGCCAGAGCGTTCCATTTTGAAAGTTATAGCAACTTGAATAATAGAGTTGAGGACCCTAGACTAAGTTCCTAACAAATCTCCTTTACACACCCATTCTTCTTGCACTAGCAGAAATGCTCAGCACACCCATGGATCATGGCCCAATCTGATTTGGTTTCTATGCCTATCTTATGCTTTTGACCACTGTAACAAAACCATCAGCTACTGGGGCCATGAATTTAATATGGTCTTGGTtccaaaagcccaaaaaagAAGACCAAAGCCCCAAACAACGGAACCCATAACGTAAAACTCAAAGAAAGCAGAGTAACAAAGGTCACAGAGTAAAAACAGAGTAATACGCCTACTTAATTTTTGATTATGTTGAACTAATCGCCTAATTAGTCCCTAAACAAATAagttcaagaaaaataatgtaaaGAGTGGTATTTGTTGGAGCAGCAACTGACTGGGTTAGGCGACGTTTTTTGACTTATTAGTCCCAAATGGAGCATACACGCTTGAGCATCTTTGACTAATATGAACTTGAGACCTCATACTTAGTAAAGCTTAAATATTCTACGTTTTTATAATTAGATTCACTCGGCCcgttcagaaaaaaaaataaaaaaataaaaaaataaaaataaaaaataaaaaataaaaaagcagaTTTGTAACGTGGCTTGCTTTGTAATTTTGCAATTTCATCATTTGGATACGAATTTTAGAGCATCTTTCAATATTATAAAGATAAAcaagttttaatttattgtttaaaAGCGACATTTGAAGGTTGGTTACAAAAATTTATCACAATCTGTAGAGTGAAAGATTGCTTGAAGTGTAATTAAGAAAACCCATTAGATTGAAGGGGTTGATCATACTCTTCTTCTAGACTAATTAGCCGTCCCATAAATGAGGGGGTTTCGTATTGATTATATCATTATCATGAATCTATTCCACGCACTAAGATGAAGATTATGCCAAAAATGATTTTGGATCTGTTGTAGAAACGACTCTTAATCAAGTCGATGAAATCATAagtctttgttctttttctttttttccctgaAAGGCTGCCTTAAGTTATAGCCATTCGATAGTCAAATGGAGGATGACCCACTTGAGAGATTCTTGAAGTTGAAgaaatatcaaagaaaaagaagccaaaactGATGTGGAAAAAGGTGAGATTGATGCATGACTAGCCTTGCAATCTCGATCGAGTATCATACAAGACAGAAACTGACCCGCATATGGCGTGCATCGAAATTGAAAGCCAAAACACAGTCAAATAGACACACGGACAGTAAATAGATAAGTAAGCAAGTTTCAATTCCCTTTTAATCATCACTTCAAAATCAGTACGAAACTAGAGCATGAACGTGTTGGATAATCTTTTGTATTCCATTGGGGAGAGTACCATAGTCATGATTATCTTTTACCCTTATTGATATGGGTGTATCATAGCTGTTATTATCTTTTGTACTCCCATTAAAACCCTTATTAGGTCTTATTTGAGTCTAAATATGAGTTTCAAGCGATTGGTTATGTGGCTATTGTAATCGAGTCTTCTAACTTATCAATGATATTCCTATCATTtgataggaaaaaaaaaaaaaaaaaacgggtTTGATGAGTTTTACAAGTCTTTGTATAAGGTGGGTAGGCTTATCTAGCTGATAGACCAAGAAAAGTATGCAGGCTTTGATATCAAATCCTTCATTATCAACCATGAAAGCGATCATTATGAACTTCCCAAGAACTACCCTACTTACTTATTATACTTGGGTAGAATTTTCTCTAAATGCAGAATTCAGGGTTGGAGGCAAGACGAGGACTAATAACCTAATAGAGAAATTGTTACAACAATGACATTAATTCTTTTGGAGTCAAGTGTAAGGAATTGGACGTGATAAGATGAAGAGACTTCAGCCAATGAGAAATTAATTTTGGTATTTAATCACTGTTATGTGACATTATGGTCATTGTTAAATGAAGACATTTGAGAGAACATGAATTTTCTGTGTGCTATGTTAGCCTAATCGCTTTTCAAGTCAAGTCAATGGGGTTATGGGTAGGCTGTCTTTTTCATTCATTGAATTCGGCAATTCATCATAACATGCTTGGCTTTCAATTGAAgcttaaaattaattttccaCAGCTCATCACAGACACCAGCAAACGCTAGTTTGTTCTTGACCTCCTCAAGTCGTCGATATCCATGGCTCTTGTTAAAGCAGCTGATCCACAGACCTCCTCTTCTAATGCTTCTCGATATTGTCGTTATCACGTGTTCCTGAGTTTCAGAGGCCAAGACACTCGCAAGACTTTCACTGACCACCTCTACACGGCCCTTGTCAGCGCCGGATTTCACACTTTCCGAGACGACGATGAAGTCGAGAGAGGAGAAGGTATCAAGCCCGAACTGCAGAAAGCAATCAAACACTCACGAACTTCTGTCATTGTGTTCTCGAAAGACTACGCGTCGTCCCGATGGTGCCTTGACGAGCTGGTGATGATCCTTGAACGCAAGAGGACCTCAGATGACCATGTCGTTTTACCTGTCTTCTACGATGTGGATCCATCCCATGTGAGGAAGCAGACAGGAAGTCTTGCAAAGGCATTTGCTAGACACCAAAAAACTCAACCGCTGCAGAA
The Prunus dulcis chromosome 2, ALMONDv2, whole genome shotgun sequence DNA segment above includes these coding regions:
- the LOC117618202 gene encoding uncharacterized protein LOC117618202 gives rise to the protein MIWLSLWKLKEPEVHLDGSDEVVVSVIMQPWLQVKEFGIQLVQHLQEGNTNMMTVSTDSSYYPSVKSGDSSYQPGVYLLFRRNKRIQDPIWFNKILEDSDDEDTTVKEEEQHYDQTIAVTTGSNESGGLRGWKGKVLISAACFFLTLSLIARSSLSHKKKRQSTSRG